The nucleotide window CACCTCGAGGCGGCCGGACAGGACGACGGGGTGCGCGTCGTCACGTTGTCCGGCACAGGTGACGACTTCTGCAGCGGCTTCGACCTCGTCGGTCGCAATCAGGCTCGCGGCGAGCGACCCCGGGTGGGCAGCATCCAGCGCCGTCTGCCGGCGCAGGCGCACCGGCTCATCCCGCTGGTCCTCGAGGTGCAGGTGCCGGTGGTGTGCGTGGTGCGCGGCTGGGCGGCGGGCATCGGCTTCCAGCTCGCGCTGGCCGCCGACTTCACCGTCGCGGCGGGCGACGCGCGGTTCTGGGAGCCGTTCCTCGCGCGGGGCTTCACCCCCGACAGCGGGGCGGCCTGGCTGCTGCCGCGTATGGTGGGCATGGCCCGGGCGCGGGAACTGCTCATCCTCGGCCGCGAGCTCACTGGGACGGAGGCCGCGCGGTGGGGCCTCATCCATCGCGCCGTCGACGGCGACGAGCTCGACCGCGAGGCCGCCGCGCTGGTCGCGACCCTGGCGTCGTCGGCGACGGTCGCGGTCGGCCTGACGAAGCGACTCCTCAACACGGGAACCTCACTCGACCTGCACGCCCACCTCGCCAACGAGGCGTTCGCGCTCGAGCTGTCGTCGCGCAGCCAGGACTTCAAGGAGGGGTTCGCCGCGTTCAGCGAGAAGCGTCCGCCGAAGTACCAGGGCCGATGACGATCGTGCTGACCGATGCAGACGACGTCGAAGGCGCAGTCGCTGCGGTCCGTGCATGGGTGGAGGAGCACGTCCCCGCTCGATGGCGGGAGGCGGCCGCCGGCGGGCCGGCGGCCATCCGGGCCGTGCGCCCGCGCGCCGACTACGAGGCCTGGTACCCGGTGTTCGGCGCGTCGGGCCTCGTGGCCCCGGCGTGGCCCGTCGCGTACGGCGGGCTGGGCGCGTCGAACACGGTGGCGCGGGCCATCGACAACGAGCTGCGACCCTTCAACCTCGGCCGCCTGAACCCGCTTGGCCTCAACCTGGCGGCGCCGGCGCTCTTCGCCCACGGCACCGAGCACCAGCGCCGGCGTTTCCTGCCGCCGATCGTGCGCAACGAGGAGGTGTGGTGCCAGCTCTTCAGCGAGCCGGGGGCCGGTTCCGACCTCGCCTCGCTGGCAACGCGCGCCGACTTCGACGGCGACGAGTGGGTCGTCACCGGCCAGAAGGTGTGGACCACGTGGGCCCATCTGGCCGACTTCGCGGTGCTCCTGGCCCGCACCGACGCCGAGGTCCCCAAGCGCGAAGGGCTCAGCTACTTCCTGCTCGCGCTGCGCCAGCCGGGTGTCACCGTGCGACCGCTGCGGCACATCGGCGGCGAGGTCGACTTCAACGAGGTCTACCTCGAGGGCGCGCGTGTGCCCGACGCGCACCGGGTGGGCGCGGTGGGCGACGGATGGAAGGTAGCGAACGCCACGCTGTCGGGTGAGCGGCAGATGGTGGCGGGCTCGGGCTCGGGCGGTG belongs to Actinomycetota bacterium and includes:
- a CDS encoding enoyl-CoA hydratase/isomerase family protein, encoding MTLHVERDGAVLRLRLDSPRRNALDDASVAALIGHLEAAGQDDGVRVVTLSGTGDDFCSGFDLVGRNQARGERPRVGSIQRRLPAQAHRLIPLVLEVQVPVVCVVRGWAAGIGFQLALAADFTVAAGDARFWEPFLARGFTPDSGAAWLLPRMVGMARARELLILGRELTGTEAARWGLIHRAVDGDELDREAAALVATLASSATVAVGLTKRLLNTGTSLDLHAHLANEAFALELSSRSQDFKEGFAAFSEKRPPKYQGR
- a CDS encoding acyl-CoA dehydrogenase — encoded protein: MTIVLTDADDVEGAVAAVRAWVEEHVPARWREAAAGGPAAIRAVRPRADYEAWYPVFGASGLVAPAWPVAYGGLGASNTVARAIDNELRPFNLGRLNPLGLNLAAPALFAHGTEHQRRRFLPPIVRNEEVWCQLFSEPGAGSDLASLATRADFDGDEWVVTGQKVWTTWAHLADFAVLLARTDAEVPKREGLSYFLLALRQPGVTVRPLRHIGGEVDFNEVYLEGARVPDAHRVGAVGDGWKVANATLSGERQMVAGSGSGGVDRIGGSGVGRLLRLARERGRAADPVVRQRLAGLWCEEKVREWTNERVRANARAGRPPGAESSIGKVHGAELNQRVQLLATDLLGARATAWVNGATSYEEGLPYEISGMLRSRANTIEGGTSEVN